Below is a window of Verrucomicrobiota bacterium DNA.
AACCCGCCGATCGCGTCGAACACCGAGCACCGCACGAGCGTGAGCGACGTGTCGAACGGGTTGTCGATCTCCATCGCCCGAAGCAGCGGCAGCTCGCGCACCCAGCAGCGGTCGGCCGCATAGCGCCGCGCCGATCGTCCGTAGCGATAGTAACGCTGGCAACAGACCGCCCCATGGTCGGGATGCGTATCGAGCACCGTGACCATATGAAGGTAGAAGTCCGGCAGCAGTACGTTGTCGGCATCGAGAAAATGGAGCAGGTCGCCGCGCGCCTTCACTGCGCCCGCGTTGCGCGCCGCCGACGCGCCGCGTTGCTCCTGCTGGATCAGGACGAGATTGGGCAGTGCGGCCCGGCGCGATTCGACGACCTCCGCCGTCTCGTCCGTCGAACCGTCATCGACGATGATCACTTCGAACGGCTTGAGCGTCTGCGCGGCAAGCGAGTCGAGCGCCTCGCCGAGATAGTGGGCGTAGTTGTGTGTGGGAATGATGGTCGAAACCGTGCTCACTGTTCGCGCGCCTTTATGAGGTTCGATTCGTCAAGCGCCGCGAGCCACCGCGTGCGGAACGACTCGGCGTGCCGCCGGTGCTCGTCGAGCGTGCCGGCATCGAGCGGCATCATGTTGCCGTAGAAGTCAACGTAGAGCGTCTCGCGCGCCCCGAGGGAGAGCGCCGCCTCGACCACGTTGACAAACAGCGAGTCCTTGCCGAGCATGACGACGCGATCGAAGCGGCCCGCATGCGCGCGTAGCTCGGGCGAGCCCGCCCGGAACTCGCCGTCATGGCCGACCACGTTCGACCGCTCCATCGCCGCCACATCGTCGAGGTGCGACCCCTCCACGAGATACGTCATCGGGCTCCCATCGAGCACACCCTCGAACCACGGGCGGCATTGATGGAAGATGTGCGGACGCTGCGCGACGAGCACGAGCGTCCTGAGCGGCGCGAGCGGCTCTTTCGACGGCGCCGCCAGCGGCACGACGTCGAGATCGTCAATGCGGCCATGCACGCCGTCAAGCGCATCGCGCACCCCCCGCTCTTTCGCCGCAATAAGGTCGTGACGGCCGAGCGTGACAAACAGACCGGCACGCTCGGCGGCACGTTCGAGCCGGCGCTGTGCCGTCGCGCGGAAGGCGTTCTCGTCTTCGACATACTGCCGCACAAACCGGAGCGAATTGCGCAGGTTGTAGTAGATCGTCGTGCTCGTGCCCGCGCGCTCGCCTGATGAGAAATGATTCACCACCGACCGCCCGCACGCGAGCACCTTCCAGCCCGCGCGCGTCATGCGGTGGCAGAAATCAATATCATCCCAGTAGAGGAAATGCGACGGGTCGAACAGCTCGAGCCCCTCGAGGGCGCCCGGGCGCGGGAGCGCACGCGTGCGCGCGAGCGCACGCGCGCGGACGAGCAGCGAACAGGCCGGCACGTAGTCGACCTCGACCGTCTCGCTGATGCGCCCG
It encodes the following:
- a CDS encoding glycosyltransferase family 2 protein, which gives rise to MNEQTAVVVVTWNKLERVRDCLRSLAALPEGGFDVFVVDNASTDGTAGMVRDEFPGVELLVNAENLGGSGGFNRGMRHAFERGYGLIWLLDNDVTVEPGALDALRETMAARPDCGIVGSKIYAAGTGLEFIQELGSFIDWANAGIRLNRNGEFDHGRISETVEVDYVPACSLLVRARALARTRALPRPGALEGLELFDPSHFLYWDDIDFCHRMTRAGWKVLACGRSVVNHFSSGERAGTSTTIYYNLRNSLRFVRQYVEDENAFRATAQRRLERAAERAGLFVTLGRHDLIAAKERGVRDALDGVHGRIDDLDVVPLAAPSKEPLAPLRTLVLVAQRPHIFHQCRPWFEGVLDGSPMTYLVEGSHLDDVAAMERSNVVGHDGEFRAGSPELRAHAGRFDRVVMLGKDSLFVNVVEAALSLGARETLYVDFYGNMMPLDAGTLDEHRRHAESFRTRWLAALDESNLIKAREQ